In the Polyangia bacterium genome, one interval contains:
- a CDS encoding TMEM165/GDT1 family protein: MDWKLLVSAFVSVFVAEIGDKTQLATLSMAAGGQSKLAVFLGSALALCATSAIAVLAGGLISRYVSPLWLRRIAGAVFIAMGLLFLLTREGV, from the coding sequence ATGGACTGGAAGCTTTTGGTATCGGCGTTCGTCTCGGTGTTCGTCGCCGAGATAGGCGACAAGACGCAGCTGGCGACGCTGTCGATGGCGGCGGGCGGTCAATCGAAGTTGGCGGTGTTCCTGGGATCGGCGCTGGCCTTGTGCGCGACGTCGGCGATCGCCGTCCTGGCCGGGGGCCTGATCAGCCGGTACGTCTCGCCCCTGTGGTTGCGGCGCATCGCCGGCGCGGTGTTCATCGCCATGGGGTTGCTGTTTCTTCTCACCCGCGAAGGCGTTTGA
- a CDS encoding NAD-dependent succinate-semialdehyde dehydrogenase, with the protein MAIASVNPATGETVRVFEAIDDDELERRLQRAARAFESWRQRTLDDRCLMLRRAAELLEQETSTFARLCTTEMGKPLTAAEQEVQKCAAGCRYYAAQADRILAPQVVREGSGVLERIELQPLGVVLAVMPWNFPYWQVIRFAAPALAAGNVALLKHASNVPQCALALEDLFRRAGAPDGVFQTLLVGARAVERIIADDRVAAVTLTGSEDAGRQVAAAAGKHIKKSVLELGGSDPFIVLPSADLDAAVETAVKARTVNTGQSCIAAKRFIVAAGVYDQFVPRFVAAMQALRVGDPLSPDTQIGPLASAAGVEAIEDQVARSVRAGARLLTGGKRIGTRGNFFAPTVLGDVPPDAPVAREETFGPVAAVFRVPSLESAIALANNTSFGLGAAAFTRERSEAERLARELAAGSVFINSMVVSDPQFPFGGVKHSGYGRELADVGMREFVNLKTVRMAGL; encoded by the coding sequence ATGGCCATCGCCAGCGTGAACCCGGCAACGGGTGAGACCGTCCGCGTTTTTGAAGCGATCGACGACGACGAGCTGGAGCGCCGGCTGCAGCGGGCGGCGCGGGCGTTCGAATCGTGGCGGCAACGGACGCTCGACGATCGCTGCCTGATGCTGCGCCGGGCAGCGGAGCTGCTGGAGCAAGAGACGTCGACGTTTGCCCGGCTATGCACGACCGAGATGGGCAAGCCGCTCACCGCGGCCGAGCAAGAGGTGCAAAAATGCGCGGCCGGCTGTCGTTACTACGCCGCGCAGGCGGATCGCATCCTGGCCCCGCAGGTGGTGCGGGAAGGCAGCGGCGTCCTGGAACGGATCGAACTGCAGCCGCTCGGCGTGGTGTTGGCGGTGATGCCGTGGAATTTTCCTTACTGGCAGGTGATCCGCTTCGCCGCGCCGGCCTTGGCGGCGGGAAACGTGGCCCTGCTCAAGCACGCCTCCAACGTCCCGCAGTGCGCGCTGGCCCTGGAAGATCTGTTCCGCCGCGCCGGCGCGCCGGATGGTGTCTTCCAGACGCTGCTCGTCGGCGCGCGCGCCGTCGAGCGCATCATTGCCGACGACCGAGTGGCGGCGGTGACCCTGACCGGCAGCGAAGACGCCGGTCGGCAGGTGGCCGCCGCGGCCGGCAAACACATCAAGAAAAGCGTACTGGAGCTGGGCGGCAGCGATCCGTTCATCGTCCTGCCCAGCGCCGACCTGGACGCCGCCGTCGAGACCGCGGTGAAGGCGCGCACGGTGAACACGGGTCAGTCGTGCATCGCCGCCAAACGGTTCATCGTCGCCGCCGGCGTCTACGATCAATTCGTCCCCCGTTTTGTCGCCGCGATGCAAGCCTTGCGCGTCGGCGATCCGCTTTCGCCTGACACTCAGATCGGCCCGCTGGCCAGCGCAGCCGGCGTCGAAGCGATCGAGGATCAAGTCGCGCGCAGCGTTCGCGCGGGGGCGCGGCTTTTGACCGGCGGAAAGCGCATCGGCACGCGCGGAAACTTTTTTGCGCCGACCGTGCTGGGTGACGTGCCACCCGACGCGCCGGTGGCGCGCGAGGAAACCTTCGGCCCGGTGGCGGCGGTGTTCCGGGTGCCGTCTCTCGAGTCCGCCATCGCCCTGGCCAACAACACCAGCTTCGGCCTGGGCGCCGCCGCCTTCACCCGCGAACGATCGGAAGCGGAACGGCTGGCGCGCGAGCTGGCGGCGGGCAGCGTGTTCATCAACAGCATGGTGGTGTCCGATCCGCAGTTCCCCTTCGGCGGGGTCAAGCACTCGGGCTATGGGCGCGAGCTGGCCGACGTCGGCATGCGGGAGTTCGTCAACCTCAAGACCGTGCGCATGGCCGGGCTTTAG
- a CDS encoding DUF2334 domain-containing protein, with the protein MEDVHAAGLGRAPSSPPALLISLHDVSPLTLEACQRAYALLADAGVQPGQLTAFVIPFHEGKVRVDEHAETVRWLRTVADAGVDLVMHGLTHQMIGRAWTPGGFARAHVFARGQGEFFLCDEGDARRRLDEGAAILRRAGLATATRAFIPPAWLLSPAAERAVAAAGFDYVERFDGIVIGDEKRARRVIGWGSLSALEARATAIYAALQARSAAVDTRLAVHPVDVDPPSQRRAVKRVLGRLLSRMRPLRYADYLAGR; encoded by the coding sequence ATGGAAGACGTTCACGCAGCAGGCCTAGGGCGCGCGCCGTCGTCGCCGCCGGCGCTGTTGATCTCGCTGCATGATGTTTCGCCGCTGACGCTGGAGGCGTGTCAGCGGGCCTACGCGCTGCTGGCCGATGCCGGCGTGCAGCCGGGGCAGCTGACGGCGTTCGTGATCCCGTTTCACGAAGGGAAGGTGCGCGTCGACGAACACGCCGAGACGGTGCGCTGGCTGCGGACCGTCGCCGATGCTGGCGTGGATCTGGTGATGCACGGGCTGACTCATCAGATGATCGGGCGAGCCTGGACACCAGGTGGATTCGCCCGCGCCCACGTGTTCGCCCGCGGCCAGGGTGAATTCTTTCTCTGCGACGAGGGCGACGCCCGCCGCCGTCTGGACGAAGGCGCGGCTATCTTGCGTCGGGCCGGGCTGGCGACGGCCACGCGCGCTTTCATACCGCCCGCCTGGCTGCTGTCGCCGGCGGCGGAGAGGGCGGTGGCCGCTGCCGGTTTTGACTACGTCGAACGGTTCGACGGCATCGTCATCGGCGACGAAAAGCGCGCCCGCCGGGTGATTGGCTGGGGATCACTGAGCGCGCTGGAAGCGCGGGCGACGGCGATCTACGCCGCCCTGCAAGCGCGTTCGGCCGCCGTCGACACCCGCCTCGCGGTTCACCCGGTCGACGTCGACCCACCCTCGCAACGACGCGCCGTCAAACGAGTGCTCGGACGTTTGCTTTCCCGCATGCGGCCGCTGCGCTACGCCGACTATCTGGCAGGACGCTGA
- a CDS encoding glycosyltransferase gives MKAMRCDLHLHSCASVGSEEWYTKFFGCPESFADPVQQYDLCKARGMSLVTLTDHDTIDGGLKLLDRPDFFLSEEITTVFPETGCVMHVLAWNITPDQHGLIQERRGSIYRLAEYLNGERIAHGLAHPLLSPNFKLTADLFEKVLLLFPTLETVNGLTDERIEDDLPALLRGLDAQQLARLAAKHGIAPLGRQPHRKAFTGGSDDHVNRRSAGVHTEVDGDGLSPTQFLERCLAGEARVIGRQAHLDAMALCVQHTTYHHLKQRQVDRRDYRDPFVEMIDVVAGRAGSTDQNDAVSGFLASLLSGAERAGLPVGKELDILEVPELPSHEDDSRIIDGIARLSDTVMNRALDELVSGAFDFDLYRIFGAVRDLAGGLVSAAPVFFAADHFGKQELAVRRVWEQWTAWPVPPRKERLAVFSDSLEQVDGVSTWCQRFVQQARAEGREVLIPHCGPLPEHVDELHGFHLLRSSTSFQLPLYNRIRFYVPSLIDALRWVWEHGISHIELSTPGPMGVVGLLVAKVLRLPVTASYHTEVPALVQPLGGNAMLAQAVRKYLAWFYSRPDRVFAFSQGSRDGLIDMGVNPDKLSLMPVTIDPDHFSPVHRSSAIFEVLNLDVGTRPVVLSVGRISEEKNLPMVVDAVARLQNRKEPPILVIAGDGPERRMLETACQNKDFVRFVGLQSGDTLKRLYASARLFVFASRVDTLGLVNMEAMSSGVPVLVPADACIAEFVTHGLSAECYEFGAQPLAAAIARMLDDPKRAEDLGINGRRAMIRRWNEVPFSRIWKTFTQQA, from the coding sequence ATGAAAGCCATGCGCTGCGACCTCCACCTCCACTCTTGCGCGTCGGTGGGAAGCGAAGAGTGGTACACGAAGTTCTTCGGGTGCCCGGAGAGCTTCGCCGATCCTGTGCAGCAGTACGATCTGTGCAAGGCCCGGGGCATGTCGCTGGTGACACTGACCGACCATGACACAATCGATGGCGGGCTGAAGCTGCTGGATCGCCCGGATTTTTTTCTGTCCGAGGAAATCACCACGGTTTTTCCCGAAACCGGCTGCGTGATGCACGTGCTGGCCTGGAACATCACACCCGATCAGCACGGCCTGATCCAGGAACGGCGCGGCAGCATCTATCGGCTTGCCGAGTATTTGAACGGCGAACGGATCGCGCACGGCCTGGCGCACCCGTTGCTGAGTCCGAACTTCAAACTGACCGCTGATCTTTTCGAGAAAGTCTTGCTGTTGTTTCCGACGCTGGAAACAGTCAACGGACTGACCGACGAGCGCATCGAGGATGACCTTCCGGCGCTGTTGCGCGGCCTCGATGCCCAGCAGCTGGCCCGGCTGGCGGCCAAGCACGGGATCGCGCCGCTTGGCCGGCAGCCGCACCGCAAGGCGTTCACCGGCGGCTCCGACGATCACGTCAACCGTCGGTCCGCCGGCGTTCACACCGAGGTCGATGGCGACGGGCTTTCGCCTACGCAATTTCTGGAGCGCTGCCTGGCTGGTGAGGCGCGCGTGATCGGCCGGCAGGCGCACCTGGATGCGATGGCCCTGTGTGTTCAGCACACGACCTATCATCACCTGAAGCAGCGGCAGGTCGACCGCCGCGACTATCGCGATCCTTTTGTGGAGATGATCGATGTGGTGGCGGGGCGCGCCGGATCGACGGACCAGAACGACGCCGTCTCCGGTTTTCTGGCCAGCTTGCTGTCCGGCGCAGAGCGCGCAGGCCTGCCGGTGGGCAAGGAACTCGACATCCTCGAGGTGCCCGAGCTGCCGTCACACGAGGACGACTCACGCATCATCGACGGCATCGCCCGGCTCAGCGACACGGTCATGAACCGCGCCCTGGACGAGCTGGTCTCGGGCGCGTTTGATTTTGATCTGTACCGCATCTTCGGCGCGGTCCGCGATCTGGCGGGCGGCCTGGTCAGCGCGGCCCCGGTGTTCTTCGCCGCCGATCACTTCGGCAAGCAAGAGCTGGCGGTGCGTCGGGTGTGGGAACAGTGGACCGCCTGGCCGGTGCCACCGCGCAAGGAACGCCTGGCCGTCTTCAGCGATTCGCTGGAGCAAGTCGACGGCGTTTCGACCTGGTGCCAGCGATTCGTCCAGCAAGCGCGCGCCGAAGGCCGCGAGGTCCTGATCCCGCACTGTGGACCGCTGCCCGAACACGTCGACGAGCTGCACGGCTTTCACCTGCTGCGTTCGTCGACCAGCTTTCAGCTGCCGCTTTACAACCGCATCCGATTTTACGTCCCGTCGCTGATCGATGCGCTTCGCTGGGTGTGGGAGCACGGCATCTCCCACATCGAGCTGTCGACGCCGGGGCCGATGGGTGTGGTCGGCTTGCTGGTGGCGAAGGTGCTGCGCTTGCCGGTGACCGCCAGCTATCACACCGAGGTGCCGGCGTTGGTGCAACCACTGGGCGGCAACGCCATGCTGGCCCAGGCCGTGCGCAAGTACCTGGCCTGGTTCTATTCGCGGCCCGATCGGGTGTTCGCCTTCTCCCAGGGCTCGCGCGATGGTTTGATCGACATGGGCGTCAATCCCGACAAGCTGTCCCTGATGCCGGTCACCATCGACCCCGATCATTTTTCGCCCGTTCATCGATCAAGCGCCATCTTCGAGGTGTTGAACCTGGACGTTGGAACGCGGCCGGTGGTGCTGAGCGTGGGGCGCATCTCCGAGGAGAAGAACCTGCCCATGGTGGTGGACGCGGTGGCGCGCCTGCAAAACCGCAAGGAGCCGCCGATCCTGGTCATCGCTGGCGACGGTCCGGAACGCCGCATGCTTGAGACCGCCTGCCAGAACAAAGACTTCGTCCGCTTCGTGGGACTGCAAAGCGGTGACACGCTCAAGCGGCTGTATGCGTCGGCGCGCCTGTTCGTTTTCGCCAGCCGGGTGGACACCCTCGGCCTCGTGAACATGGAGGCCATGTCCAGCGGCGTGCCGGTGCTGGTCCCCGCCGATGCCTGCATCGCTGAATTCGTCACCCACGGCCTGTCCGCCGAATGTTACGAGTTCGGCGCCCAACCGCTGGCCGCCGCCATCGCCCGCATGCTGGACGATCCCAAGCGCGCCGAGGACCTGGGCATCAACGGCCGTCGCGCCATGATTCGCCGCTGGAACGAAGTTCCGTTCAGCCGCATATGGAAGACGTTCACGCAGCAGGCCTAG
- a CDS encoding metallophosphoesterase, giving the protein MALSVLLLLGLAIPLSLFYGRGHPEVRRVLGWPANIWLGMVFLLFVSLLGTDIVRGLYRFISRLATDGPALDPARRTWLARAFGGAAVAVAAALGLIAVQSALGPVAVRKVRVRLKRLAAAQDGLSIVQLTDMHLGATRGRAFVEDIVRRTNALSPDIVAITGDLVDGSVADLGHAVAALADLRARHGVYFVTGNHEYYSGADAWIAELRRFGIRVLRNERVTIGDGAQALELAGVDDYSAGRFSGQSHAQAVEQALGGRDVSREVVLMAHQPRSIDEAARHGVGLQLSGHTHGGQVWPFIYFVKLQQPFVAGLHRRGDVQIYVSRGTGYWGPPMRLGAPAEITHLVLEKENAGDPASA; this is encoded by the coding sequence TTGGCTTTGAGTGTGCTGCTGCTGCTCGGCCTGGCGATCCCCCTCTCACTTTTTTACGGACGCGGACATCCGGAGGTGCGCCGGGTACTGGGCTGGCCGGCGAATATCTGGTTGGGGATGGTGTTCCTACTGTTCGTCAGCTTGCTGGGCACAGACATCGTGCGAGGCCTTTACCGGTTTATCAGCCGGCTGGCCACCGACGGGCCGGCCCTCGACCCGGCACGTCGCACCTGGCTAGCACGCGCTTTCGGCGGCGCCGCGGTGGCGGTGGCGGCGGCGCTGGGTTTGATCGCCGTGCAGTCGGCACTGGGACCGGTTGCGGTGCGGAAGGTGCGGGTGCGCCTGAAAAGACTGGCGGCGGCGCAGGACGGACTTTCGATCGTCCAGCTGACCGACATGCACCTCGGCGCGACCCGCGGCCGGGCCTTCGTCGAGGACATCGTGCGGCGAACCAACGCGCTGTCGCCGGACATCGTGGCCATCACCGGCGACCTGGTCGATGGGTCGGTGGCGGATCTTGGCCATGCAGTGGCGGCTTTGGCTGATCTGCGGGCGCGGCACGGCGTCTACTTCGTCACCGGCAACCACGAATACTACTCGGGCGCCGACGCTTGGATCGCCGAGCTGCGGCGCTTCGGCATCCGGGTTTTACGCAACGAACGGGTGACCATCGGCGACGGCGCGCAGGCGCTGGAGCTGGCCGGCGTCGACGACTATTCGGCCGGGCGCTTCAGCGGCCAGTCCCACGCGCAAGCCGTCGAACAGGCTCTGGGCGGACGCGATGTCAGCCGCGAGGTCGTCCTGATGGCGCATCAGCCGCGGTCAATCGACGAGGCAGCGCGGCACGGCGTCGGGTTGCAGCTGTCCGGACACACGCACGGCGGCCAGGTCTGGCCGTTCATCTACTTCGTCAAGCTGCAACAGCCATTCGTCGCCGGACTACACCGGCGCGGCGACGTTCAGATCTATGTCAGCCGCGGCACCGGATACTGGGGCCCGCCGATGCGCCTGGGCGCGCCCGCGGAGATCACGCACCTGGTGCTGGAAAAAGAAAACGCCGGCGATCCGGCCAGCGCCTGA
- a CDS encoding zinc-dependent alcohol dehydrogenase family protein — protein MRALRLTRPAPIETAPLSLVEIETPPPSAGQLSIAVKACAVCRTDLHVVEGDLPVRRTPIIPGHQIVGAVTAIGDGVDGFSIGQRVGVAWLHRTCGVCRFCKSGRENLCEQAAFTGWTEDGGYADHCLADARFVYPLPDGFSDRDAAPLLCAGIIGYRALRLTGIERWAGARVGIYGFGAAGHVAIQLMRARGAEVFVCTRDRTKHQALAAELGAAWVGDADAAPPAALDAAIIFAPAGTLVPAALRATDRGGVVVLGGIHMSPLPSLPYDLLYGERVLRTVANNTRADGHAFLTEAARVPVRTHTQLYPLGEANQALLALKNDAIRGAAVLVVPPAST, from the coding sequence ATGCGCGCCCTGCGGCTGACGCGCCCGGCGCCGATCGAGACCGCGCCCTTGTCGTTGGTCGAAATCGAAACGCCCCCTCCGTCAGCCGGCCAGTTGTCGATCGCCGTCAAGGCCTGCGCTGTCTGCCGCACTGACCTGCACGTCGTCGAAGGCGACCTGCCGGTTCGCCGCACGCCGATCATTCCGGGACACCAGATCGTCGGAGCGGTGACGGCGATCGGCGACGGCGTCGACGGCTTCTCCATCGGACAGCGAGTGGGGGTGGCCTGGTTGCACCGCACCTGCGGCGTCTGTCGCTTTTGCAAGAGCGGCCGCGAGAACCTGTGCGAGCAAGCGGCGTTCACGGGCTGGACCGAGGACGGCGGCTACGCCGATCACTGCCTGGCCGACGCGCGCTTTGTCTATCCGCTGCCGGACGGTTTTTCCGACCGCGACGCCGCTCCGCTTTTGTGCGCGGGGATCATCGGCTATCGCGCCTTACGCCTGACCGGGATCGAACGCTGGGCCGGGGCGCGCGTCGGCATCTACGGATTCGGCGCGGCCGGCCACGTGGCCATTCAATTGATGCGGGCGCGCGGCGCCGAGGTGTTCGTCTGCACGCGCGATCGAACCAAGCATCAGGCGCTGGCCGCCGAGCTGGGCGCGGCCTGGGTCGGCGACGCCGACGCGGCGCCACCGGCGGCGCTGGACGCGGCGATTATTTTCGCGCCGGCTGGCACGCTGGTGCCGGCGGCGCTGCGGGCCACCGATCGCGGCGGGGTGGTGGTTCTGGGCGGCATACACATGTCGCCGCTGCCATCCCTGCCGTACGATTTGCTGTACGGTGAACGCGTGCTGCGGACGGTGGCCAACAACACGCGCGCCGACGGCCACGCCTTCCTGACCGAAGCGGCGCGCGTGCCGGTGCGAACCCACACCCAACTTTACCCGCTGGGCGAGGCCAACCAGGCGCTGCTGGCTTTGAAGAACGATGCGATCCGGGGTGCGGCCGTGCTGGTCGTGCCGCCCGCTTCGACCTGA
- a CDS encoding protein kinase, with protein MVPKQVTRIRAAAPRLSDASAPSIIVPVGTPPKAALPAVGSYEILGEIGEGGMGKVYLGRHKLIGRKAAIKILNPEIATDAEVVSRFFNEARAVNDIRHPNIVEVTDFGQFGDFHCIVMELLEGETLAARLLRARTLDEATVIRVARQVTSALGAAHDRGLVHRDIKPENIFLCSHPDYPDFVKVLDFGIAKLLATESALGHHTKTGAVLGTPSYMSPEQCLGETTLDLRSDVYSLGIVLYQMLTGQAPFAGETLGRMIVCHVSEAPAPPVVLNPRVSPLMNQVVLRTLQKKPSDRFANMKDLRDALEAVPLQQRASMLAPAPARTAPAPRVMPAHKPSAVTPSTAVVVRPAVPTASGPTMTAAAPPRPRAPDAGRDFPSRLVGLVQERLSAGTIDIPALPPATVRCMDLLRRSNLGFAEAAQVIDNAPSLRSRIMRLANSAAFPSLMPATTLEIAIARLGTEGLHTALVEFSARETLAGKHARVKEAFRRSWPHALGTALIASQICQHFDREADAPAAYLSGILHDAGKPLVGTLLLEFEQQLIRAGSRSVLSETAWLGAIERCHREAGALLARRWQLAPAIAGAIENSGAYDAAAGRALPNVARFSEALANRLGLAVGPTDAAEIDAVCAEGRRLLKIDDGTERTLSHGLKERAIALAAIRGQ; from the coding sequence ATGGTCCCCAAACAAGTCACCCGCATCCGAGCGGCCGCTCCGCGTCTGTCCGACGCCAGCGCGCCGTCTATCATCGTGCCCGTCGGCACGCCTCCGAAAGCCGCCTTGCCTGCCGTGGGCTCGTACGAAATCTTGGGCGAGATCGGCGAAGGCGGCATGGGCAAGGTGTACCTGGGCCGCCACAAGCTGATCGGCCGAAAGGCCGCCATCAAGATCCTGAACCCGGAGATCGCCACCGACGCCGAGGTGGTCTCGCGCTTTTTCAACGAGGCGCGCGCGGTGAACGACATCCGCCACCCCAACATCGTCGAGGTCACCGACTTCGGTCAGTTCGGCGACTTCCACTGCATCGTCATGGAGCTCCTGGAAGGCGAGACGCTGGCGGCGCGTCTTCTGCGGGCGCGCACGCTGGACGAAGCAACGGTCATCCGCGTCGCGCGCCAGGTGACGTCGGCGCTGGGCGCCGCGCACGATCGGGGCCTGGTTCACCGGGACATCAAGCCGGAGAATATTTTTCTTTGCAGCCATCCTGACTATCCCGACTTCGTGAAGGTGCTGGACTTCGGCATCGCCAAGCTCTTGGCCACCGAATCGGCGCTGGGCCATCACACCAAGACAGGCGCTGTGCTGGGCACGCCATCGTATATGTCGCCGGAGCAATGCCTGGGCGAAACCACGCTGGATCTGCGCAGCGACGTGTACTCGCTGGGCATCGTGCTTTATCAGATGCTGACCGGCCAGGCGCCGTTCGCCGGCGAGACGCTGGGGCGGATGATCGTCTGCCACGTCAGCGAGGCGCCGGCGCCGCCGGTGGTGCTGAACCCGCGCGTGTCGCCGCTGATGAATCAGGTGGTACTGCGGACCCTGCAAAAGAAACCCAGTGATCGCTTCGCCAACATGAAAGACCTGCGCGATGCGCTCGAGGCCGTGCCGCTGCAGCAAAGGGCGTCGATGCTGGCGCCCGCACCCGCCCGCACCGCGCCCGCGCCGCGCGTGATGCCCGCGCACAAGCCTTCAGCCGTCACGCCGTCGACGGCGGTGGTGGTGCGCCCAGCCGTGCCGACCGCTTCCGGCCCGACGATGACCGCCGCCGCGCCGCCGCGTCCGAGGGCACCCGACGCCGGCCGCGATTTCCCGAGCCGCCTGGTGGGCCTGGTGCAAGAACGTCTGAGCGCCGGCACCATCGATATTCCCGCGCTGCCGCCGGCCACCGTGCGCTGCATGGATCTGCTGCGCCGTTCGAACCTGGGGTTCGCGGAAGCGGCGCAGGTGATCGACAACGCCCCATCGCTGCGCTCGCGCATCATGCGGCTGGCCAACAGCGCGGCGTTTCCGAGCTTGATGCCGGCGACCACGCTGGAGATCGCCATCGCGCGCCTGGGCACCGAAGGCCTGCACACCGCGCTGGTGGAATTTTCTGCGCGCGAAACCCTGGCCGGCAAGCACGCGCGAGTGAAGGAGGCCTTTCGGCGAAGCTGGCCGCACGCGCTTGGCACCGCCCTGATCGCCAGCCAGATCTGTCAGCACTTTGATCGCGAGGCGGACGCGCCGGCCGCGTACCTGAGCGGGATCCTCCACGACGCCGGCAAGCCGCTGGTGGGAACCCTGCTGCTGGAATTCGAGCAACAGCTGATCCGCGCCGGGAGCCGCAGCGTGCTCAGCGAGACGGCGTGGCTGGGCGCCATCGAGCGCTGCCACCGCGAGGCCGGCGCCCTGCTGGCGCGACGCTGGCAACTGGCGCCGGCGATTGCCGGCGCCATCGAAAACAGCGGCGCGTACGACGCCGCCGCTGGACGCGCTCTTCCCAACGTCGCGCGGTTCTCCGAAGCGCTGGCCAACCGCCTGGGCCTGGCCGTCGGCCCCACCGACGCCGCCGAGATCGACGCCGTCTGTGCCGAGGGCCGTCGCCTGCTGAAGATCGACGATGGCACCGAACGAACGCTGTCGCACGGTTTGAAAGAGCGCGCCATCGCCTTGGCCGCGATCCGCGGCCAGTAA
- a CDS encoding trypsin-like peptidase domain-containing protein, protein MAAALFVGAAAGVAVRANGVVGGSQAMAASPAVTPKMETPNEARAISHAFSSVAKALSPSVVRIEVEVGAPAVAEAHGRHPTPDDEDSDNNIPPFFRRFFDFGGGGEGFQGPNPGPTHGVGSGFILDTSGNIVTNRHVIQGATKVTVTFNDGKEYPAKVIGKDAQTDVAVVRLEKAPSNLTAARLGDSDKLEVGEWVVAVGSPLGLEQTVTAGIVSGKGRPGRHVQMSGKRVRGYIQTDAKINPGNSGGPLVNLDGEVVGVNTLIQVGAGGSYGFAIPVNEVRRVAQVLLKEGRMRYPYMGVMLSDVKDLDDAQKAKLGAAAKNLPANGAFVAELTPGAPAGRSGIRPGDVITTINSQKVAGAADVVDFVSSQSIGSKVTLQYVRDGKSGSTQVTLGELPDEDQRQPQASGKVGLGLQTLTPDVADSLGLGRSAKGAVVTDVTPGSPAERAGLKPGDVIFEIDRKPVSSSEQAAEALHSAGPNGHLLRVRGNGGTRFVTVK, encoded by the coding sequence GTGGCCGCGGCGCTCTTCGTGGGCGCGGCGGCGGGCGTCGCCGTGCGCGCCAACGGTGTCGTGGGTGGCAGTCAGGCCATGGCCGCATCGCCGGCGGTGACGCCGAAGATGGAGACGCCCAATGAAGCGCGCGCCATCTCGCACGCGTTCTCGTCAGTGGCCAAGGCGCTTTCGCCGTCGGTGGTGCGCATCGAGGTCGAAGTGGGTGCCCCGGCGGTCGCCGAAGCTCACGGCCGGCATCCCACGCCCGATGACGAAGACAGCGACAACAATATCCCGCCATTTTTTCGGCGCTTCTTCGATTTCGGTGGTGGCGGCGAAGGTTTTCAGGGACCGAACCCCGGTCCCACCCACGGCGTAGGGTCCGGCTTCATCCTGGACACCAGCGGTAACATCGTCACCAACCGTCACGTCATCCAAGGTGCCACCAAGGTCACGGTGACCTTCAACGACGGTAAGGAATATCCGGCCAAGGTGATCGGCAAGGACGCGCAGACCGACGTGGCCGTGGTCCGATTGGAAAAGGCGCCGTCGAATCTGACCGCCGCCCGCCTCGGCGATTCGGACAAGCTGGAGGTCGGCGAGTGGGTGGTGGCGGTGGGCAGTCCGCTCGGCCTCGAGCAGACCGTCACCGCCGGCATCGTCAGCGGCAAAGGCCGCCCCGGTCGACACGTGCAGATGTCTGGCAAGCGCGTGCGCGGGTACATTCAGACCGACGCCAAGATCAATCCGGGAAACTCCGGCGGGCCGCTGGTGAACCTGGACGGCGAAGTGGTGGGCGTGAACACGCTGATTCAGGTCGGGGCGGGCGGCAGCTATGGCTTCGCTATTCCGGTGAACGAAGTGCGACGCGTGGCGCAGGTGCTGCTGAAGGAAGGGCGCATGCGCTATCCGTACATGGGCGTCATGCTCAGCGACGTCAAAGATCTTGATGATGCGCAGAAGGCCAAACTGGGCGCAGCCGCGAAGAACCTGCCCGCAAACGGCGCCTTCGTGGCCGAGTTGACCCCGGGCGCACCCGCCGGTCGGTCGGGCATTCGCCCCGGTGACGTCATCACCACCATCAACTCTCAGAAGGTCGCTGGCGCCGCGGACGTGGTCGATTTCGTGTCGTCGCAATCGATCGGTTCGAAGGTGACGCTGCAGTACGTGCGGGACGGAAAGTCAGGGTCGACGCAAGTGACGCTGGGCGAATTGCCCGACGAGGATCAACGCCAGCCGCAAGCCTCCGGCAAGGTCGGCCTGGGCTTGCAAACGCTGACGCCCGACGTGGCTGATTCGCTGGGTCTCGGCCGTTCTGCCAAGGGCGCGGTGGTCACCGACGTGACGCCCGGCAGCCCGGCCGAACGCGCCGGTCTCAAGCCGGGCGACGTGATCTTCGAGATCGATCGCAAGCCGGTGAGCTCGTCCGAGCAGGCCGCCGAGGCATTGCACAGCGCCGGCCCGAACGGTCATCTTTTGCGGGTGCGCGGCAATGGCGGCACCCGTTTTGTAACCGTCAAATGA